Proteins co-encoded in one Pelobates fuscus isolate aPelFus1 chromosome 5, aPelFus1.pri, whole genome shotgun sequence genomic window:
- the LOC134612335 gene encoding CCHC-type zinc finger nucleic acid binding protein-like has protein sequence MSSNECFKCGRSGHWARECPTGGGSGRGGRGRGRGGFNSSRAGFQFISSSLPDICYRCGESGHLAKDCDLQEDACYNCGRGGQIAKDCKEPREEREQCCYNCILARDCDHADEQKCYSCGEFGHIQKDCTKVKCYRCGETGHVAINCSKTSEVNCYRCGESGNACSFF, from the coding sequence ATGAGCAGCAACGAGTGCTTCAAGTGTGGTCGCTCTGGTCACTGGGCTCGGGAGTGCCCAACTGGAGGGGGTAGTGGACGTGGTGGAAGAGGCAGAGGAAGAGGTGGCTTTAATTCATCCAGGGCAGGTTTCCAGTTCATTTCTTCATCTCTGCCGGATATCTGTTATCGATGTGGAGAATCTGGCCATCTTGCCAAGGACTGTGATCTTCAGGAGGACGCATGCTATAACTGTGGCCGTGGTGGGCAAATTGCAAAGGATTGCAAGGAGCCAAGGGAGGAGAGAGAGCAATGCTGCTACAACTGCATCCTTGCTCGGGACTGTGATCATGCTGATGAGCAGAAGTGTTATTCCTGTGGAGAGTTTGGTCACATTCAGAAAGATTGCACCAAAGTGAAATGCTACAGGTGTGGTGAAACTGGCCACGTAGCCATCAATTGCAGCAAGACCAGTGAAGTCAACTGTTACCGCTGTGGGGAGTCAGGGAATGCATGCTCCTTTTTCTGA